A window of Aptenodytes patagonicus chromosome 1, bAptPat1.pri.cur, whole genome shotgun sequence genomic DNA:
CCGAGAGCCGGTGGCTGCCGCCCCACACTGACGCCTCCGCTGCAGGGATGGAGGTGATGGACAGCTGCCAGTTCTCCCCCTCCGAGCTCTTCTATGacagctcctgcctctcctccccggAGGGCGAGTTCCCCGAGGATTTCGAGCCCAGGGACCTGCCTCCCTTCGGCGCCCACGAGCCCCCCGAGCCCGCCTGCTCCGAGGAAGAGGAGCATGTCCGAGCTCCCACTGGCCACCACCAGGCCGGCCACTGCCTCATGTGGGCTTGCAAAGCCTGCAAGAGAAAATCCACCACAATGGACCGGCGGAAGGCGGCCAccatgagggagaggaggaggctgaagaaAGTGAACCAGGCGTTTGAGACCCTGAAGAGATGCACCACTGCCAACCCCAACCAAAGACTCCCCAAAGTAGAGATCCTGAGAAACGCCATCAGATACATCGAAAGCCTCCAGGAGCTCTTGAGGGAACAAGTAGAAAACTACTATCACCTGCCGGGACAGAGCTGCTCCGAACCGACCAGCCCCACTTCCAGCTGCTCCGATGGGATGGTAAGAGAGGGGCAGGAGCGATGGGGCTGTGGGGACCCCAGGAAGGCCCGCGGGCAGGTCCCTCTCGGCCCAGCGTCGTGGGACCTGTCCCGTGGGTGTGAGACGGGCCGAATGCAGCCGGACATCAGGAAAAGGCGGACGGT
This region includes:
- the MYF5 gene encoding myogenic factor 5; translated protein: MEVMDSCQFSPSELFYDSSCLSSPEGEFPEDFEPRDLPPFGAHEPPEPACSEEEEHVRAPTGHHQAGHCLMWACKACKRKSTTMDRRKAATMRERRRLKKVNQAFETLKRCTTANPNQRLPKVEILRNAIRYIESLQELLREQVENYYHLPGQSCSEPTSPTSSCSDGMADCGSPVWSARGSSFDAVYCSEMAHGYAAEQSSALSSLDCLSSIVDRLSPAEEQGLPLRDADSLSPSASIDSGPGTPGTPPPRRTYQAL